The nucleotide sequence NNNNNNNNNNNNNNNNNNNNNNNNNNNNNNNNNNNNNNNNNNNNNNNNNNNNNNNNNNNNNNNNNNNNNNNNNNNNNNNNNNNNNNNNNNNNNNNNNNNNNNNNNNNNNNNNNNNNNNNNNNNNNNNNNNNNNNNNNNNNNNNNNNNNNNNNNNNNNNNNNNNNNNNNNNNNNNNNNNNNNNNNNNNNNNNNNNNNNNNNNNNNNNNNNNNNNNNNNNNNNNNNNNNNNNNNNNNNNNNNNNNNNNNNNNNNNNNNNNNNNNNNNNNNNNNNNNNNNNNNNNNNNNNNNNNNNNNNNNNNNNNNNNNNNNNNNNNNNNNNNNNNNNNNNNNNNNNNNNNNNNNNNNNNNNNNNNNNNNNNNNNNNNNNNNNNNNNNNNNNNNNNNNNNNNNNNNNNNNNNNNNNNNNNNNNNNNNNNNNNNNNNNNNNNNNNNNNNNNNNNNNNNNNNNNNNNNNNNNNNNNNNNNNNNNNNNNNNNNNNNNNNNNNNNNNNNNNNNNNNNNNNNNNNNNNNNNNNNNNNNNNNNNNNNNNNNNNNNNNNNNNNNNNNNNNNNNNNNNNNNNNNNNNNNNNNNNNNNNNNNNNNNNNNNNNNNNNNNNNNNNNNNNNNNNNNNNNNNNNNNNNNNNNNNNNNNNNNNNNNNNNNNNNNNNNNNNNNNNNNNNNNNNNNNNNNNNNNNNNNNNNNNNNNNNNNNNNNNNNNNNNNNNNNNNNNNNNNNNNNNNNNNNNNNNNNNNNNNNNNNNNNNNNNNNNNNNNNNNNNNNNNNNNNNNNNNNNNNNNNNNNNNNNNNNNNNNNNNNNNNNNNNNNNNNNNNNNNNNNNNNNNNNNNNNNNNNNNNNNNNNNNNNNNNNNNNNNNNNNNNNNNNNNNNNNNNNNNNNNNNNNNNNNNNNNNNNNNNNNNNNNNNNNNNNNNNNNNNNNNNNNNNNNNNNNNNNNNNNNNNNNNNNNNNNNNNNNNNNNNNNNNNNNNNNNNNNNNNNNNNNNNNNNNNNNNNNNNNNNNNNNNNNNNNNNNNNNNNNNNNNNNNNNNNNNNNNNNNNNNNNNNNNNNNNNNNNNNNNNNNNNNNNNNNNNNNNNNNNNNNNNNNNNNNNNNNNNNNNNNNNNNNNNNNNNNNNNNNNNNNNNNNNNNNNNNNNNNNNNNNNNNNNNNNNNNNNNNNNNNNNNNNNNNNNNNNNNNNNNNNNNNNNNNNNNNNNNNNNNNNNNNNNNNNNNNNNNNNNNNNNNNNNNNNNNNNNNNNNNNNNNNNNNNNNNNNNNNNNNNNNNNNNNNNNNNNNNNNNNNNNNNNNNNNNNNNNNNNNNNNNNNNNNNNNNNNNNNNNNNNNNNNNNNNNNNNNNNNNNNNNNNNNNNNNNNNNNNNNNNNNNNNNNNNNNNNNNNNNNNNNNNNNNNNNNNNNNNNNNNNNNNNNNNNNNNNNNNNNNNNNNNNNNNNNNNNNNNNNNNNNNNNNNNNNNNNNNNNNNNNNNNNNNNNNNNNNNNNNNNNNNNNNNNNNNNNNNNNNNNNNNNNNNNNNNNNNNNNNNNNNNNNNNNNNNNNNNNNNNNNNNNNNNNNNNNNNNNNNNNNNNNNNNNNNNNNNNNNNNNNNNNNNNNNNNNNNNNNNNNNNNNNNNNNNNNNNNNNNNNNNNNNNNNNNNNNNNNNNNNNNNNNNNNNNNNNNNNNNNNNNNNNNNNNNNNNNNNNNNNNNNNNNNNNNNNNNNNNNNNNNNNNNNNNNNNNNNNNNNNNNNNNNNNNNNNNNNNNNNNNNNNNNNNNNNNNNNNNNNNNNNNNNNNNNNNNNNNNNNNNNNNNNNNNNNNNNNNNNNNNNNNNNNNNNNNNNNNNNNNNNNNNNNNNNNNNNNNNNNNNNNNNNNNNNNNNNNNNNNNNNNNNNNNNNNNNNNNNNNNNNNNNNNNNNNNNNNNNNNNNNNNNNNNNNNNNNNNNNNNNNNNNNNNNNNNNNNNNNNNNNNNNNNNNNNNNNNNNNNNNNNNNNNNNNNNNNNNNNNNNNNNNNNNNNNNNNNNNNNNNNNNNNNNNNNNNNNNNNNNNNNNNNNNNNNNNNNNNNNNNNNNNNNNNNNNNNNNNNNNNNNNNNNNNNNNNNNNNNNNNNNNNNNNNNNNNNNNNNNNNNNNNNNNNNNNNNNNNNNNNNNNNNNNNNNNNNNNNNNNNNNNNNNNNNNNNNNNNNNNNNNNNNNNNNNNNNNNNNNNNNNNNNNNNNNNNNNNNNNNNNNNNNNNNNNNNNNNNNNNNNNNNNNNNNNNNNNNNNNNNNNNNNNNNNNNNNNNNNNNNNNNNNNNNNNNNNNNNNNNNNNNNNNNNNNNNNNNNNNNNNNNNNNNNNNNNNNNNNNNNNNNNNNNNNNNNNNNNNNNNNNNNNNNNNNNNNNNNNNNNNNNNNNNNNNNNNNNNNNNNNNNNNNNNNNNNNNNNNNNNNNNNNNNNNNNNNNNNNNNNNNNNNNNNNNNNNNNNNNNNNNNNNNNNNNNNNNNNNNNNNNNNNNNNNNNNNNNNNNNNNNNNNNNNNNNNNNNNNNNNNNNNNNNNNNNNNNNNNNNNNNNNNNNNNNNNNNNNNNNNNNNNNNNNNNNNNNNNNNNNNNNNNNNNNNNNNNNNNNNNNNNNNNNNNNNNNNNNNNNNNNNNNNNNNNNNNNNNNNNNNNNNNNNNNNNNNNNNNNNNNNNNNNNNNNNNNNNNNNNNNNNNNNNNNNNNNNNNNNNNNNNNNNNNNNNNNNNNNNNNNNNNNNNNNNNNNNNNNNNNNNNNNNNNNNNNNNNNNNNNNNNNNNNNNNNNNNNNNNNNNNNNNNNNNNNNNNNNNNNNNNNNNNNNNNNNNNNNNNNNNNNNNNNNNNNNNNNNNNNNNNNNNNNNNNNNNNNNNNNNNNNNNNNNNNNNNNNNNNNNNNNNNNNNNNNNNNNNNNNNNNNNNNNNNNNNNNNNNNNNNNNNNNNNNNNNNNNNNNNNNNNNNNNNNNNNNNNNNNNNNNNNNNNNNNNNNNNNNNNNNNNNNNNNNNNNNNNNNNNNNNNNNNNNNNNNNNNNNNNNNNNNNNNNNNNNNNNNNNNNNNNNNNNNNNNNNNNNNNNNNNNNNNNNNNNNNNNNNNNNNNNNNNNNNNNNNNNNNNNNNNNNNNNNNNNNNNNNNNNNNNNNNNNNNNNNNNNNNNNNNNNNNNNNNNNNNNNNNNNNNNNNNNNNNNNNNNNNNNNNNNNNNNNNNNNNNNNNNNNNNNNNNNNNNNNNNNNNNNNNNNNNNNNNNNNNNNNNNNNNNNNNNNNNNNNNNNNNNNNNNNNNNNNNNNNNNNNNNNNNNNNNNNNNNNNNNNNNNNNNNNNNNNNNNNNNNNNNNNNNNNNNNNNNNNNNNNNNNNNNNNNNNNNNNNNNNNNNNNNNNNNNNNNNNNNNNNNNNNNNNNNNNNNNNNNNNNNNNNNNNNNNNNNNNNNNNNNNNNNNNNNNNNNNNNNNNNNNNNNNNNNNNNNNNNNNNNNNNNNNNNNNNNNNNNNNNNNNNNNNNNNNNNNNNNNNNNNNNNNNNNNNNNNNNNNNNNNNNNNNNNNNNNNNNNNNNNNNNNNNNNNNNNNNNNNNNNNNNNNNNNNNNNNNNNNNNNNNNNNNNNNNNNNNNNNNNNNNNNNNNNNNNNNNNNNNNNNNNNNNNNNNNNNNNNNNNNNNNNNNNNNNNNNNNNNNNNNNNNNNNNNNNNNNNNNNNNNNNNNNNNNNNNNNNNNNNNNNNNNNNNNNNNNNNNNNNNNNNNNNNNNNNNNNNNNNNNNNNNNNNNNNNNNNNNNNNNNNNNNNNNNNNNNNNNNNNNNNNNNNNNNNNNNNNNNNNNNNNNNNNNNNNNNNNNNNNNNNNNNNNNNNNNNNNNNNNNNNNNNNNNNNNNNNNNNNNNNNNNNNNNNNNNNNNNNNNNNNNNNNNNNNNNNNNNNNNNNNNNNNNNNNNNNNNNNNNNNNNNNNNNNNNNNNNNNNNNNNNNNNNNNNNNNNNNNNNNNNNNNNNNNNNNNNNNNNNNNNNNNNNNNNNNNNNNNNNNNNNNNNNNNNNNNNNNNNNNNNNNNNNNNNNNNNNNNNNNNNNNNNNNNNNNNNNNNNNNNNNNNNNNNNNNNNNNNNNNNNNNNNNNNNNNNNNNNNNNNNNNNNNNNNNNNNNNNNNNNNNNNNNNNNNNNNNNNNNNNNNNNNNNNNNNNNNNNNNNNNNNNNNNNNNNNNNNNNNNNNNNNNNNNNNNNNNNNNNNNNNNNNNNNNNNNNNNNNNNNNNNNNNNNNNNNNNNNNNNNNNNNNNNNNNNNNNNNNNNNNNNNNNNNNNNNNNNNNNNNNNNNNNNNNNNNNNNNNNNNNNNNNNNNNNNNNNNNNNNNNNNNNNNNNNNNNNNNNNNNNNNNNNNNNNNNNNNNNNNNNNNNNNNNNNNNNNNNNNNNNNNNNNNNNNNNNNNNNNNNNNNNNNNNNNNNNNNNNNNNNNNNNNNNNNNNNNNNNNNNNNNNNNNNNNNNNNNNNNNNNNNNNNNNNNNNNNNNNNNNNNNNNNNNNNNNNNNNNNNNNNNNNNNNNNNNNNNNNNNNNNNNNNNNNNNNNNNNNNNNNNNNNNNNNNNNNNNNNNNNNNNNNNNNNNNNNNNNNNNNNNNNNNNNNNNNNNNNNNNNNNNNNNNNNNNNNNNNNNNNNNNNNNNNNNNNNNNNNNNNNNNNNNNNNNNNNNNNNNNNNNNNNNNNNNNNNNNNNNNNNNNNNNNNNNNNNNNNNNNNNNNNNNNNNNNNNNNNNNNNNNNNNNNNNNNNNNNNNNNNNNNNNNNNNNNNNNNNNNNNNNNNNNNNNNNNNNNNNNNNNNNNNNNNNNNNNNNNNNNNNNNNNNNNNNNNNNNNNNNNNNNNNNNNNNNNNNNNNNNNNNNNNNNNNNNNNNNNNNNNNNNNNNNNNNNNNNNNNNNNNNNNNNNNNNNNNNNNNNNNNNNNNNNNNNNNNNNNNNNNNNNNNNNNNNNNNNNNNNNNNNNNNNNNNNNNNNNNNNNNNNNNNNNNNNNNNNNNNNNNNNNNNNNNNNNNNNNNNNNNNNNNNNNNNNNNNNNNNNNNNNNNNNNNNNNNNNNNNNNNNNNNNNNNNNNNNNNNNNNNNNNNNNNNNNNNNNNNNNNNNNNNNNNNNNNNNNNNNNNNNNNNNNNNNNNNNNNNNNNNNNNNNNNNNNNNNNNNNNNNNNNNNNNNNNNNNNNNNNNNNgatcctgaccacgggcgctgtctgtacggagttcgcacgttctcacgtgggttttctccgggtgctccggttctctcccacactccaaaggcactcaagagagagagagctcttaaaaatagcggagtcaggggatatggggagaaggcaggaacggggtactgattggggatgatcacattgaatggtggtgctggctcaaagggccaaatggcctactcctgcacctctgaagaagggtttcggcccgaaacgttgcctatttccttcgctccatagatgctgctgcacccgctgagtttctccagcatttttgtgtacctactcctgcacctgttgtctattgtctattgtctattgcatacaggttaattgattttagttaaattgtaaattgtcgctagtgtattggatagtgcttgtgtaaggagtgattgctggtaggtgggggctcgatgggccgaagagcctgtttctgagctgtgtctctaaaccccagctttttgtgttctgtGCTTTTGTGCCTAAACCCCAGCTTTTGTGTTCAccaaaactgccagaggaggtagttgagacagatacgataacagcatttaaaaatcaCTTGGAACAGGTCCAATGGTGgggaaggtttagagtgatatcggtccaacgcgggcaggtggaactagcgtaAAGGAGGGAAAttgggtcggcatggatgagttgggccgaagggtctctttccgtgctgtgtgactgcgTGGCTAAGACACCAAATTGCCCCCCTCTCAAGTAAAGCAATGAACCTcatttaagaagggtctcgacccgaaacgtcacccattccttctctccggagatgctgcctgtcccgctgagttattccagcatgttgtgtctacccatTTTCTTATTTTGCCTTACCTTTGCTCCTGCCTTGTTGGGAGCTTTTCCACAGAGTCTCCGAGCTGGCCGTCATTCCCGGCGTACCCGCCGGGTTGCGTTTCCCAGCTGTGGCCGAGCTGGCGGGAAGTTGTCCCCTGTACTTCTTGAAGTCCCTCTCGGAGGCCAGGTAGCGGAGCTGAGGGGGCTCCGCGCTAGGAAGCTGCTTCAGAGACTTGGAGCCTGCGAGGTAGGCCTGGCGGAAGCACTCCACCTCCTGGAAGGGCGGGTACGGGTGGAGGTGCCTGTAGCCCAGAACTCCGAACTGTGGGTGGAGGTGAAGCAGGGGGGGAGGGTACTCGACGCCTGAGCTGTCCCCCTGGTGAAAGACTGGTGCCAACGTGTAGGATGGGCCCAAGAAGGGGACCTGCCCTTTCTCCATGGTGACGGGCACGGCAAAGCTCGGCCCTTGCTGGCACAGGCTGGTACTACCGTTGGCACTTTCCGTCGCGGACGCTAACACCATCAACGCCGGAGGGGCCAgggaattcagcaggccaggcgaaGTTTCCATCTTTAACCCCTGAAGATAACAAACCAGCATTAATCATTGtctgaaaatagaaacatagaaaataggtgcaggagtaggccattcggcccttcgagcctgcaccgccattcaatatgatcatggctgatcatccaactcagtatcccatccctgccttctctccataccccctgatccaaaagggccacatctaactccctcttaaat is from Amblyraja radiata isolate CabotCenter1 chromosome 35, sAmbRad1.1.pri, whole genome shotgun sequence and encodes:
- the LOC116991861 gene encoding E3 ubiquitin-protein ligase Rnf220-like yields the protein METSPGLLNSLAPPALMVLASATESANGSTSLCQQGPSFAVPVTMEKGQVPFLGPSYTLAPVFHQGDSSGVEYPPPLLHLHPQFGVLGYRHLHPYPPFQEVECFRQAYLAGSKSLKQLPSAEPPQLRYLASERDFKKYRGQLPASSATAGKRNPAGTPGMTASSETLWKSSQQGRSKGKAK